In Vanessa atalanta chromosome 3, ilVanAtal1.2, whole genome shotgun sequence, one genomic interval encodes:
- the LOC125077167 gene encoding PITH domain-containing protein CG6153, which translates to MSHSHCNHDHSHENLDEIGIQYNLFEKIDIENLQCLNESIDGAGKTVFKPWEKRLDRTQYVESDADEELLFNIPFTGNIKIKGLRISSEDSDSHPAKLRLFKNRPNMTFDDVAMEPDQVFDLQKDSEGVLEYSPKIVTFSSVSHLTMHFPTNFGAENTTIYYIGLRGEWTPGHKHGVTICTYEARPMLEDHKLSNIDSVSKAIQ; encoded by the exons atgtctCACAGTCATTGTAATCATGACCACAGCCATGAAAATTTAGATGAAATAGgcatacaatacaatttatttgagAAAATTGATATAGAAAACCTTCAATGTTTAAATGAAAGTATTGATGGAGCTGGAAAAACTGTATTTAAACCGTGGGAAAAAAGATTAGATAGAACACAG TATGTTGAAAGTGATGCAGATGAAGAGTTACTCTTTAATATACCATTCActggtaacattaaaataaaaggtttaaGAATTTCCTCAGAGGACTCAGATTCACATCCAGCTAAATTAAGACT ATTTAAAAATAGACCAAATATGACATTTGATGATGTGGCAATGGAACCTGATCAAGTATTCGATCTCCAGAAGGATAGTGAAGGTGTTTTGGAATACAGTCCaaa AATTGTCACATTTTCGTCGGTTTCACATTTAACAATGCATTTCCCAACTAATTTTGGGGCTgaaaatacaacaatttattatattggtctAAGAGGAGAATGGACACCGGGGCATAAGCACGGTGTAACTATTTGCACATATGAGGCAAGACCGATGCTTGAAGatcataaattaagtaatatagaTTCTGTTTCTAAggctattcaataa